From the genome of Verrucomicrobiota bacterium, one region includes:
- a CDS encoding ADP-ribosylation factor-like protein — protein sequence MSIINYATKEIQFKIVYYGPALCGKTTNLAYIHSQIQPENKGDLVSLATAADRTLFFDFLPLQAVVIKGFKTKFQLYTVPGQVIYNATRQLVLRSVDGVIFVADSQWDKMEENVEALGNLRENLTKQNMNMDDIPAVIQFNKRDLPDVAPVDYMDFLLNNAAKKVQTFEVISTTGQNVFMALNTVAQLLLYKFTKENAGGSSQPAEVKVV from the coding sequence ATGTCGATTATTAATTACGCGACAAAAGAAATACAATTTAAGATCGTGTATTATGGTCCTGCCCTGTGTGGTAAGACCACAAATCTTGCTTATATCCACTCTCAAATACAGCCTGAGAATAAAGGTGATTTGGTATCATTGGCCACAGCAGCGGATCGCACCCTATTTTTTGACTTTCTCCCGTTACAGGCTGTTGTCATCAAAGGATTTAAAACAAAATTCCAACTTTACACAGTGCCAGGACAAGTTATTTATAACGCTACACGCCAATTAGTCTTAAGAAGTGTGGACGGGGTGATATTTGTCGCAGACTCACAGTGGGATAAAATGGAAGAAAACGTGGAAGCACTCGGCAATCTCAGGGAGAACCTCACAAAACAAAATATGAATATGGACGATATTCCCGCTGTTATCCAATTTAATAAACGAGATCTACCTGATGTGGCACCTGTTGATTATATGGATTTCCTTTTGAATAATGCAGCTAAAAAGGTGCAAACATTCGAGGTTATCTCCACCACGGGGCAAAATGTGTTTATGGCTTTGAATACCGTTGCCCAGCTTCTCCTTTATAAATTCACCAAAGAAAATGCGGGCGGCTCATCCCAACCTGCTGAAGTCAAAGTCGTTTAA
- a CDS encoding ABC transporter ATP-binding protein — MNNPYDLKIHVEKAGYTHPIVKDCSLDIPQGKFCCIVGPNGSGKSTFLKSLLGLLPINEAQVKIGEKPFFDLPLKMRARQISFMLQKLEIDFPFSVEELVSLGRYPHSGLMTELTLSDKEIVTSCLELTGTAHLRERRINELSGGEYQRVLLSKTLVQKTPILLLDEPTAHMDLGHQVQTYELLKKLVVSENKTVLSVCHDLNLAAEYADLIVIITQGSIRLSGSPADTLTKESIEYLSESTCLVVDKNPFTQNPHIYIRPGRSS; from the coding sequence ATGAACAATCCCTATGATCTCAAAATCCATGTCGAGAAGGCGGGTTATACTCATCCGATTGTCAAAGACTGCTCTTTAGATATCCCCCAAGGGAAATTCTGCTGTATTGTCGGACCAAATGGTTCGGGTAAAAGTACCTTTTTAAAATCTCTTTTAGGATTACTGCCGATCAATGAAGCCCAAGTCAAAATTGGGGAAAAACCTTTTTTTGATCTGCCCCTTAAAATGCGGGCACGCCAAATCTCATTTATGCTGCAAAAGCTTGAAATTGATTTTCCTTTTTCTGTGGAAGAGCTTGTGTCTCTCGGTCGTTACCCACATAGCGGGCTCATGACTGAATTAACATTATCGGATAAAGAAATCGTTACTTCCTGCTTGGAGCTCACAGGCACTGCCCACCTTCGTGAGCGCCGGATCAATGAGCTCAGTGGTGGGGAGTACCAACGAGTCCTACTTTCAAAGACCCTGGTCCAAAAAACCCCTATTCTCCTTTTAGACGAACCCACAGCCCACATGGATCTCGGCCACCAAGTACAAACCTATGAATTACTCAAAAAACTAGTGGTGAGTGAAAACAAAACGGTCCTGAGCGTATGCCACGATTTGAATCTAGCCGCCGAATATGCAGATTTGATCGTGATCATCACGCAGGGATCCATCCGTCTCTCCGGCAGCCCTGCTGATACCTTGACAAAAGAATCAATCGAATACCTTTCGGAATCGACGTGCTTGGTCGTTGATAAAAATCCATTTACCCAGAATCCCCATATTTATATCCGTCCCGGTCGATCATCATGA
- a CDS encoding roadblock/LC7 domain-containing protein: MQPIPILTIEDVNQIDHVLSNFLQKSETQLAVVIDRGGNIISQQGNITIMDTTVVAALAAGSFAATMELARRIGEMEFNALYHQGKGAHLFIYSVDENTIIVTVFNDQTTIGLVRFYAESAATDLGELLNKLRQKNVSERFELTTKDIEQAGKLF, translated from the coding sequence ATGCAACCAATTCCCATCCTTACAATCGAAGACGTAAATCAAATCGACCACGTACTGTCCAATTTTCTTCAGAAATCTGAAACGCAGTTGGCTGTAGTGATTGACCGTGGGGGAAATATTATTTCTCAACAAGGTAATATTACCATTATGGATACGACCGTAGTAGCTGCGTTAGCTGCTGGATCTTTTGCCGCCACAATGGAGTTAGCCCGACGTATTGGGGAAATGGAATTCAACGCTCTTTATCATCAAGGTAAAGGTGCCCACTTATTCATTTATTCTGTCGATGAAAATACAATTATTGTCACTGTATTTAATGACCAGACCACTATTGGACTTGTTCGTTTTTATGCCGAATCAGCCGCGACTGACCTTGGTGAGCTCTTGAACAAATTACGACAAAAGAATGTTTCTGAAAGATTTGAACTGACTACGAAAGACATTGAGCAAGCTGGTAAACTCTTTTAA
- a CDS encoding cob(I)yrinic acid a,c-diamide adenosyltransferase codes for MGVVTKGGDAGYTSLFNGRRVLKSDHRVLTYGLVDLLNSQIGVVLSQPVPVPQDHPAARDLAIILDRILDHLAGKVQPELFNIGALLATEHDSESFSLIPRVSPESITILEDQIKESEIVLPTMRFFIMPRGNLLASQAHVSRASCRHVESVIIHYLHSNGIEKVPELSQLVVYLNRLSDYLFILARVAANTENYDQEQKWVPRKN; via the coding sequence ATGGGAGTAGTCACAAAAGGCGGGGATGCAGGATATACCAGTTTATTTAATGGACGCAGAGTCCTCAAATCAGACCACAGGGTCCTGACTTACGGACTGGTAGACTTACTCAATAGTCAAATCGGTGTCGTTTTATCACAGCCAGTCCCAGTGCCACAGGACCATCCCGCCGCCCGGGATTTAGCCATAATATTAGACCGTATTCTTGATCACCTTGCCGGTAAGGTGCAGCCTGAATTATTTAACATAGGGGCACTTTTGGCGACAGAACACGATAGTGAGTCTTTCAGCCTTATTCCTCGTGTTTCTCCAGAATCGATTACCATCTTGGAAGATCAGATTAAAGAATCTGAAATAGTATTGCCGACAATGCGTTTTTTTATCATGCCCCGTGGCAATTTGCTTGCATCCCAAGCCCATGTTTCCCGGGCGAGTTGCCGCCATGTCGAGTCGGTCATTATCCACTACTTGCATAGTAATGGGATCGAGAAAGTTCCAGAACTTTCCCAGTTGGTTGTTTATCTTAACCGTCTCAGCGATTATCTTTTTATTCTGGCACGTGTCGCAGCAAATACGGAAAATTATGATCAGGAACAGAAGTGGGTTCCTCGGAAAAACTAA
- a CDS encoding ATPase, T2SS/T4P/T4SS family: protein MAAKSFGDRIADVLIEDGLLMYEQIEEVREQQKQSGGQLLKLLIEKKYVTEEDMMISMGRCLDTPPLNVSKIRVPDDIKALVPTDLAKNYKLIPVARLGNKLFVAMADPLNVLAIDDLRSITKMEIFPMIATQKAVTDALSGISGGSGGSLSMDELADEEAHDALTDVEMVSEKTDNTDLDRSLSSTQEAPVIKMVNLMLVQAIQEGASDIHLEPYEKKMVLRYRVDGACSEYKAPPKSLSNAVCSRIKILSNLDIAERRLPQDGRMRIKVGGKDFDLRVSILPMLYGEKICMRVIDKNNLSASIDKIGLDEATLKRFMRAVDAPHGLILVTGPTGSGKTTTLYSVLQELNKPQYNITTVEDPVEFNVPGINQCAVRSDIGLTFAAALRSILRQDPDIVMIGEIRDGETADIAVKAALTGHQVLSTLHTNDAAGAIARLDDMGIAPFLISSSVILTCAQRLVRRICSHCKEEVEAPTVDALEKIDLTAEDIEGVTFFGGRGCDRCKGKGYAGRLAVLEVLEMSERIRKMVIKRANSNEIKKVAVEEGMKTLRMAGFDKVKEGLTTLAEVAAATSEDH, encoded by the coding sequence ATGGCTGCAAAAAGTTTTGGTGACCGGATTGCTGATGTCCTCATTGAGGACGGGTTGCTCATGTATGAACAGATTGAGGAGGTCCGTGAACAACAAAAACAATCTGGAGGCCAACTTCTCAAACTCCTCATTGAAAAAAAATATGTCACTGAAGAAGACATGATGATCAGTATGGGGAGATGTTTGGATACACCTCCCCTTAATGTCAGTAAAATCCGTGTCCCAGATGACATCAAAGCCCTTGTTCCCACCGATTTGGCTAAAAACTACAAACTTATTCCTGTGGCTCGACTGGGGAATAAGCTTTTTGTGGCTATGGCCGACCCTCTTAATGTCCTTGCCATAGACGATCTGCGCAGTATCACGAAAATGGAAATTTTCCCCATGATCGCCACCCAAAAGGCGGTCACGGACGCCCTGAGCGGAATAAGTGGTGGTAGTGGTGGCTCCCTCAGCATGGATGAACTCGCTGACGAAGAGGCTCATGACGCGCTTACTGACGTCGAGATGGTGTCAGAAAAGACAGATAATACAGATTTGGATCGGTCACTGTCTTCCACACAAGAGGCTCCTGTTATTAAAATGGTAAATTTAATGTTGGTTCAAGCCATTCAAGAGGGGGCCAGTGATATCCATCTTGAGCCTTATGAAAAGAAAATGGTGCTCCGTTACCGCGTAGATGGAGCCTGCTCCGAATATAAAGCACCACCAAAGTCCCTATCGAATGCGGTTTGCTCCCGTATTAAAATCCTGTCAAATCTTGATATCGCCGAAAGACGCCTCCCTCAGGACGGACGTATGAGGATCAAGGTCGGCGGTAAGGACTTTGATTTGCGCGTAAGTATCCTGCCCATGCTTTACGGTGAAAAAATATGTATGCGCGTCATCGATAAGAATAATTTGTCTGCTAGTATTGACAAAATAGGATTGGATGAGGCGACATTAAAACGTTTTATGCGTGCGGTGGATGCGCCCCATGGATTGATCCTGGTTACCGGACCTACGGGCTCAGGTAAAACCACCACGCTTTATTCAGTCTTGCAGGAACTTAACAAACCCCAGTACAATATTACGACCGTTGAAGATCCCGTGGAATTCAATGTGCCCGGAATCAACCAATGCGCTGTCCGCTCCGATATCGGACTCACCTTCGCAGCGGCACTTCGTTCAATCTTACGTCAAGACCCTGATATTGTCATGATCGGTGAGATTCGTGACGGTGAAACTGCCGATATTGCTGTCAAAGCCGCGCTAACAGGCCACCAAGTTCTCAGCACTCTCCATACAAATGATGCAGCAGGAGCTATCGCCCGCTTGGACGATATGGGTATTGCCCCATTCTTAATTTCTTCATCAGTGATCCTTACTTGTGCTCAACGCCTTGTCCGCCGTATTTGCTCTCATTGTAAGGAAGAAGTGGAAGCCCCGACAGTGGATGCCCTTGAAAAAATTGATTTAACCGCAGAGGATATCGAGGGGGTGACTTTCTTTGGAGGCCGTGGATGTGACCGCTGTAAAGGAAAGGGTTACGCAGGGCGTTTAGCGGTTTTGGAAGTTCTTGAAATGTCCGAGCGTATCCGTAAAATGGTCATTAAGCGGGCGAATTCTAACGAAATCAAAAAGGTAGCTGTCGAAGAAGGGATGAAAACCCTTCGTATGGCCGGATTTGACAAGGTCAAAGAAGGTCTTACGACCCTTGCAGAAGTGGCTGCAGCAACATCAGAAGATCATTAG
- a CDS encoding iron ABC transporter permease, whose product MKEKKNHPLLFIFSLTAILAVSIIVAISTGYGPWAGLTDTFRMFTHFLTGTPMTARDNILQSVFVNLRMPRVILEICVGINLSIAGVLLQALFRNPLAEPYSVGVSSGAALGAVIAVSIGFRESIVGIGLQGFFAFGGALAITFLVYVIARQNGVVLTTKLLLTGLAVAAVIQAVTTLMLLQFEFIRLRSVLAWTLGSFSNKGWSHVITIVPFTFIGLVLCSFLAKPLNILCLGEEKAKSLGLNVEKFKLSIFVISSLLTGTAVAVSGIIAFVGLVVPHIMRVILGPDHKYLIPASALGGALLVVYADLIVRILSKSQEIPIGVVTSVFGGIIFIQLLKNTQKGIS is encoded by the coding sequence ATGAAAGAGAAAAAAAACCATCCCCTCCTTTTCATTTTTTCCCTGACAGCTATTTTAGCTGTGAGTATCATTGTGGCGATTAGCACAGGATACGGACCTTGGGCCGGGTTGACTGATACATTCCGCATGTTTACTCATTTCCTTACAGGTACACCGATGACAGCACGCGATAATATTTTGCAATCTGTATTTGTAAATTTGAGAATGCCCCGTGTCATCCTTGAGATATGCGTTGGGATCAATCTTTCGATTGCAGGAGTCCTTCTACAGGCCCTATTCCGAAATCCTTTGGCAGAACCCTACTCTGTGGGTGTATCCTCTGGAGCGGCCCTAGGGGCTGTCATCGCTGTAAGTATCGGTTTCCGTGAATCGATAGTCGGTATTGGGCTCCAAGGCTTTTTTGCATTTGGAGGAGCCTTGGCTATTACCTTTTTAGTCTATGTCATCGCACGACAAAACGGGGTGGTCCTGACGACCAAACTCCTCCTTACGGGACTTGCCGTAGCAGCCGTGATACAGGCAGTAACGACATTAATGCTCCTTCAATTTGAATTCATCCGTCTCCGCAGTGTGCTCGCTTGGACCCTCGGCAGCTTTTCCAATAAAGGCTGGTCCCATGTCATAACGATCGTTCCCTTTACATTTATCGGACTGGTTTTGTGTTCCTTCCTCGCCAAGCCTCTTAATATTCTTTGTCTGGGGGAGGAGAAAGCCAAATCTCTGGGATTAAATGTCGAGAAGTTCAAGCTCTCGATTTTTGTCATCAGCTCATTATTAACCGGGACAGCCGTGGCAGTCAGCGGCATTATTGCTTTTGTCGGGTTGGTAGTGCCCCACATTATGCGTGTGATCCTGGGCCCAGATCATAAATATCTGATTCCTGCTTCTGCACTGGGAGGAGCCCTTCTCGTCGTTTATGCGGATTTGATCGTCCGCATCCTTTCAAAATCCCAAGAAATCCCGATTGGGGTAGTCACCAGTGTATTCGGGGGGATTATTTTTATCCAACTCCTAAAAAATACTCAAAAAGGAATTTCTTAG
- the rnc gene encoding ribonuclease III — protein MTNESSSQISFELFGYTFRNQSLLTEALTHSSVTKAREKEINDNERMEFLGDAVLQLVLSDYLYRTFPDEFEGVLTTMRAGLVNRKKLGELAAKIGLHIDLVLGPTENNPEGRTRVSTLGNALESVIGAIYLDSGIQAAEFFVMSLFSEELPLLGQFADESNPKGLLQERIQALSGETPSYMIVSESGQDHDKSFISKVVWEGKEWGSGEGKSKKNAETAAARDALDRLNTLENKTTNMKED, from the coding sequence ATGACAAATGAATCTTCCAGCCAGATATCCTTCGAGTTATTTGGTTATACATTCCGTAATCAAAGCCTTTTGACTGAGGCCCTGACCCATTCCAGTGTCACGAAAGCCCGTGAAAAAGAGATTAATGACAATGAACGGATGGAGTTCCTCGGTGATGCGGTGCTCCAGTTAGTCCTCTCGGATTACCTATATCGCACGTTTCCCGATGAATTCGAGGGGGTTCTCACGACAATGCGTGCAGGGCTCGTTAACCGTAAAAAACTAGGGGAACTGGCTGCCAAGATCGGGTTACACATTGACTTGGTTTTGGGACCTACGGAGAATAACCCTGAGGGAAGAACCCGGGTTTCGACATTAGGAAATGCTTTGGAATCTGTCATCGGGGCTATCTATCTCGACTCAGGGATTCAGGCCGCAGAATTCTTTGTCATGAGCCTGTTCTCTGAAGAACTTCCGTTACTAGGGCAATTTGCTGATGAGAGTAACCCTAAAGGATTATTACAAGAAAGAATCCAAGCTTTATCCGGCGAGACTCCTTCCTACATGATTGTGTCAGAATCCGGCCAGGATCATGATAAGTCTTTTATCTCAAAGGTGGTCTGGGAAGGCAAAGAATGGGGCAGTGGTGAGGGGAAAAGCAAAAAGAACGCGGAAACCGCCGCCGCCCGAGATGCCCTTGACCGATTAAATACACTTGAAAATAAGACCACCAACATGAAGGAAGATTAA
- a CDS encoding riboflavin synthase codes for MFTGIIQEAGILQSLLAGNESTDLTIRASAAFHDVALGESIAVNGVCLTAVAANAGVMTFNVLNETLRVTNLGYLDQGACVNLERSLRAADRMGGHFVTGHVDGVGIIQEWSQSGNDFKLVIDCPEDVASLCVKKGSISIDGISLTVAEINGQELVVWIIPHTRDMTNLKNARPGIKVNLESDMIGKYINNILDARLAKGQTIT; via the coding sequence ATGTTTACAGGCATTATCCAAGAAGCAGGCATTTTACAATCACTCCTAGCCGGTAATGAGTCCACAGACCTGACGATCCGGGCTTCCGCCGCCTTTCATGATGTAGCACTCGGTGAAAGTATCGCTGTCAACGGGGTTTGCTTAACCGCTGTGGCTGCAAATGCCGGGGTGATGACTTTTAATGTGCTGAATGAAACACTCAGGGTCACCAATCTGGGCTACCTTGATCAGGGTGCCTGCGTGAATCTCGAACGCTCCTTACGCGCTGCAGACCGGATGGGTGGTCACTTTGTGACAGGACATGTGGATGGGGTAGGGATCATCCAGGAATGGAGCCAGTCGGGAAATGATTTTAAACTGGTGATTGATTGTCCGGAGGATGTGGCTTCGTTATGTGTGAAAAAAGGTTCTATTTCCATCGATGGAATCAGCCTGACGGTAGCGGAGATAAATGGTCAAGAGCTGGTGGTCTGGATCATTCCACATACTCGTGACATGACGAACCTTAAAAATGCACGCCCGGGGATCAAAGTGAATTTGGAGAGTGATATGATCGGTAAGTATATTAATAATATCCTCGATGCCCGTTTGGCAAAAGGTCAAACAATCACATGA
- a CDS encoding FAD-dependent monooxygenase — MIAIVGAGPAGLAAALFLDRYQMPVHVFEGKRKGRPKVCGGFLNTNAFFLLDMIQATPVLEQVSKGEIKQLALSTGQASQSWDIPAIVYSLSRQEFDLRLWELCESRGINISEGENIRELFSEGNKVVVKTATGQSSADYAICADGMNSIAHPESLKKRNTAKRVGIQYIIKTSDLPAGVLALHFNGWGYMGTCSYQDEYFDFSAVVNMDRIPPDCRQPESILQGFIHQDKLLGESLKNYQLVCAPKVVPKAFPHHCRNQNPRIILAGDAKRFLEPFTGLGITYALASGVSAAARVLSACHPDSDIRTEMSLLGKKIEKGIKSLISTNLMIAPILRNPPIASLGANLLAGARFPVNLMLKNLMKPRFSK, encoded by the coding sequence ATGATCGCCATCGTCGGGGCGGGACCCGCAGGATTAGCCGCAGCACTTTTCCTGGACCGTTACCAAATGCCGGTTCATGTCTTTGAAGGCAAAAGAAAGGGGAGGCCGAAGGTTTGTGGTGGTTTTTTAAATACAAATGCATTTTTCCTCCTTGATATGATCCAGGCCACCCCGGTTTTAGAGCAGGTATCAAAAGGTGAGATTAAGCAACTTGCTCTTTCGACAGGACAAGCCTCCCAATCTTGGGATATCCCAGCGATCGTTTATTCATTGTCCCGGCAGGAGTTCGACTTACGCCTTTGGGAACTCTGCGAATCCCGGGGGATCAATATTTCAGAAGGGGAGAATATTCGTGAACTATTTTCCGAAGGTAATAAGGTCGTGGTGAAGACGGCAACGGGACAAAGCAGCGCCGATTATGCAATTTGCGCCGATGGGATGAATTCTATTGCCCATCCGGAATCTTTAAAGAAAAGGAATACGGCCAAACGTGTCGGGATCCAATATATCATTAAAACATCCGATTTGCCTGCCGGCGTATTAGCATTACACTTTAACGGTTGGGGGTACATGGGCACTTGCTCCTACCAGGATGAATATTTCGATTTTTCGGCTGTTGTTAATATGGACAGGATCCCCCCCGATTGCCGTCAGCCGGAATCAATCCTTCAAGGGTTTATTCACCAAGACAAATTACTCGGCGAGTCTCTCAAAAACTATCAGTTGGTGTGTGCCCCAAAAGTCGTTCCTAAGGCGTTTCCTCACCACTGTAGAAACCAGAATCCAAGAATTATCCTGGCAGGGGATGCTAAAAGGTTTTTGGAACCATTCACGGGTTTGGGGATTACTTATGCCTTAGCTTCAGGGGTGAGTGCTGCTGCTCGTGTATTGTCAGCCTGCCATCCAGATAGTGATATACGCACGGAAATGAGTCTTTTGGGTAAAAAAATCGAGAAAGGGATAAAATCTTTAATCTCTACAAATCTCATGATAGCCCCCATTCTACGGAATCCACCGATAGCTAGTTTGGGCGCAAATTTGCTGGCAGGAGCCCGCTTTCCCGTTAATCTGATGCTCAAGAACCTGATGAAACCCCGCTTTTCAAAATGA
- a CDS encoding ABC transporter substrate-binding protein — translation MHLSYLKNSTGAAILTALFSALLILTMPTFIQKILDRESEYQPVKVQGEGYPLLISDSLGHSTIIKKAPKRIISLTPSLTETLCKINATEDLLAVTSFCKKSNPQFKKVLEGKIEIVNGINPSAEQIAEMDPDLILTVSNSSPEFVSNIRKLGVPVIVFGNESLETVLGFIPVLGQITGHRSESLTLLETLTKRLTDIDTHVSHIPYTNRPSALIMFDLSGGGAGGESSFMGDILERAGGRNLAIETGSRWPTVSTEWMMEKDPSHIFLDDYREGDELGKAVLVLKEEVAKHPIFGKLSSVENDRLHIIGNNLIVIPGPRTVDAVEILHSLLYPDFVKNIPEQSPHEQSL, via the coding sequence ATGCACCTTTCCTACCTGAAAAATAGTACCGGAGCCGCCATTTTGACGGCTCTTTTTTCTGCCCTACTCATCCTCACGATGCCCACATTCATCCAAAAGATTCTCGATCGCGAAAGTGAATATCAACCAGTAAAAGTACAAGGTGAGGGCTATCCACTCCTTATCAGCGATAGCCTTGGACATTCCACAATAATAAAAAAAGCCCCAAAGAGGATTATCAGCCTGACCCCCAGCCTGACGGAGACACTCTGTAAAATCAATGCGACGGAAGATCTACTGGCTGTGACATCCTTCTGTAAAAAATCAAATCCCCAATTCAAAAAAGTGCTTGAAGGGAAAATTGAAATCGTCAATGGGATCAATCCCAGTGCCGAGCAAATTGCAGAGATGGACCCCGACCTGATCCTCACGGTGTCAAACTCCTCCCCCGAATTTGTCTCTAATATCCGTAAATTAGGAGTGCCCGTCATTGTCTTTGGGAATGAGTCACTTGAAACAGTGCTCGGATTTATTCCGGTTTTAGGCCAAATAACGGGCCATAGAAGTGAATCTCTCACGCTTCTGGAAACCCTAACAAAACGCTTAACAGATATTGATACTCACGTCTCCCATATCCCCTATACCAACAGGCCTTCGGCCCTGATTATGTTCGACCTCAGTGGGGGTGGTGCGGGGGGGGAGAGTTCATTCATGGGAGATATTTTGGAAAGGGCCGGAGGAAGGAATCTCGCCATTGAGACGGGATCACGATGGCCAACCGTATCCACCGAATGGATGATGGAGAAGGATCCGTCCCATATCTTCCTTGATGACTACCGTGAAGGAGATGAGCTCGGGAAAGCCGTTCTTGTCTTAAAGGAAGAGGTCGCCAAACACCCCATTTTCGGCAAGCTCTCTTCTGTGGAAAATGACCGCCTACATATTATCGGTAATAACCTGATCGTCATACCCGGTCCCCGTACCGTTGATGCCGTGGAGATACTACACTCCCTTTTATATCCCGATTTTGTAAAAAACATCCCTGAGCAATCCCCCCATGAACAATCCCTATGA
- a CDS encoding polyphenol oxidase family protein — MMNYSQLSEQFTPLDQTAGLVHFFTLRIPGIAVSEDKKKVVEDLEEAHTQIALRHHIDFGSIVRCEQTHGDMSVVVESLQDSVIPDADALITRCRQLPIGIHVADCCPVFIYEQSTPSIALIHSGKRGTLLNITGKTVTKMKNEFQVPSSSFTAVLGPCIRKEHYEMDIPAEIKRQLYECGVERVYDCQMDTAGDLSRYYSYRMEKGKTGRLFGVMMIL; from the coding sequence ATGATGAATTATTCTCAACTTTCCGAGCAGTTTACACCGCTGGACCAGACGGCCGGCCTCGTCCATTTTTTTACATTAAGGATACCGGGGATCGCCGTTTCAGAAGACAAAAAAAAGGTCGTAGAGGACTTGGAGGAGGCACACACGCAAATTGCACTGCGCCACCATATCGACTTTGGCTCCATAGTCCGCTGCGAGCAGACCCATGGGGATATGAGTGTGGTTGTCGAGTCGTTGCAGGACAGCGTGATCCCGGATGCCGATGCATTGATTACCCGCTGTAGGCAATTACCGATCGGTATTCACGTGGCAGATTGCTGTCCTGTTTTTATCTATGAGCAGTCCACTCCTTCCATTGCTTTAATCCATTCAGGTAAGAGGGGGACCCTTTTGAATATCACGGGGAAAACAGTCACCAAGATGAAAAATGAGTTTCAGGTGCCCTCGTCCTCATTTACGGCGGTCTTAGGCCCTTGTATCCGCAAGGAGCATTACGAGATGGATATTCCCGCCGAGATCAAACGTCAGCTTTATGAGTGCGGGGTGGAACGTGTTTATGATTGCCAGATGGATACGGCTGGGGATTTGAGCCGCTACTATTCATACCGCATGGAGAAAGGTAAAACCGGCAGGCTCTTTGGGGTAATGATGATTTTATGA
- a CDS encoding methyltransferase domain-containing protein, whose translation MNFICRHRAYHEEQKELMDLPQPKELMLEDLRFIGWINRYFGSHAQMTRFLEHHSFTGRPAKILDCATGFGDIPRLMSSWFIKKNQPVEITATDINPVTLQIARENTNDPVIGYEIQNLFNLSYPDQSFDLVMCHMALHHFSRLEVIAIFKELWRVTSGVLYCTDIVRADLALLGASILIQTTNNPISRNDAIVSARRAFTGEEFKSMALDAGLKGFKHEKARFFRQGIIVCKEIDCPE comes from the coding sequence ATGAATTTTATTTGTCGCCACCGTGCATATCATGAAGAGCAGAAGGAACTCATGGATCTGCCCCAGCCAAAGGAGTTAATGCTTGAGGACCTGAGGTTTATCGGTTGGATCAACCGTTATTTTGGGTCTCATGCCCAGATGACCCGGTTTCTTGAACATCATTCTTTTACAGGCAGGCCCGCGAAGATTTTGGATTGTGCAACCGGTTTTGGAGACATCCCCCGGCTCATGTCATCTTGGTTCATAAAAAAGAATCAACCGGTAGAGATTACGGCGACTGATATTAATCCTGTTACGCTGCAAATTGCGCGGGAAAATACAAATGATCCCGTTATCGGTTATGAGATACAAAATCTCTTTAACCTTTCATATCCGGATCAGTCATTTGACTTGGTCATGTGCCACATGGCACTCCATCACTTTAGTCGCCTGGAGGTCATCGCGATATTCAAGGAATTATGGCGTGTGACATCAGGGGTTCTTTATTGCACCGACATCGTCCGGGCTGATTTGGCCCTGTTAGGTGCGAGTATTCTTATCCAGACCACGAATAATCCTATTAGCAGGAATGATGCGATTGTATCGGCAAGGAGGGCATTTACCGGGGAGGAATTCAAATCCATGGCACTAGACGCGGGATTAAAGGGATTCAAACATGAAAAGGCCAGATTCTTCAGGCAGGGCATCATTGTTTGCAAGGAGATAGATTGTCCCGAGTAA